In the genome of Cryptomeria japonica chromosome 8, Sugi_1.0, whole genome shotgun sequence, one region contains:
- the LOC131027393 gene encoding pentatricopeptide repeat-containing protein At4g21065 has translation MSMKLLSRIKKGTLFCYCCSTGRFNNNVQFQGFNCNHKLPMSFLPTANLSLTRLCSEGRLKEALHILLTTQNPNVESSTYLKLLQACISKKALSESKRIHSHITHMGFEFATGTFFQNNLINVYVKCGGLGDARKVFDELTERDVISWNIIIAAYRRDGCPHEALSLFRQMQRTCVQPDQFTFASVLPGCAKIRDLKQGMDIHQSIMERGFLSDVVVVSALIDMYAKCGDILKARELFDKMPERDVGSWNVIIAGYAQDGFVEQALEFVKQMQFAGVKPIPSTFASILPACAKMGALEYGMDIHRRVIESGFLSDVVVVSALVDMYAKCGRIHTARALFDGMPDRNVISWNGMIAGYAQNGALDEALKLFKEMPQRNVISWTSMIAGYAQNGVLDEALRLFNEMPQRDVISWNAMIAGYAKNGFVEKALETFKQMQLAGVEPDSTTFASILPACGKMGALEKGMDIHQSIIENGFPSDISVPNALIDMYAKCGRLEKARELFDNMPQRDVVSWNAMTAGYAQNGFAEKALEIFKLMHLEGVKPDSTTFVSILPACAKMGALEQGMDIHQSVIESGFLSDVVVASALVDMYAKCGNVNTARDLFDNMPQRNLISWTAMIAGYAQNGFCKDAIKLFELMKHSGTLPDYVSFACVLLACSHAGLVSEGCKYFNVMNDSYCITPTIDHYVCMVDLLGRAGYLEETLNFIIKMPSKPVVVVWTCLLGACRTHKNIELGVFTATHLFELDPKNTSTYVLLSNIYAEVGRWGEVHMVRRLMEDKDIKKIPGCSWIEGHKMVEAFSVGDRSHPQTQEIYAKLEKLSWEMKMTGYLPDSRYVLNDVEEEEKELFLCHHSEKLAIAFGLLNTPPGSTIRVVKNLRVCVDCHTATKFISKIVARQIVVRDANRFHHFKEGQCSCKDYW, from the coding sequence ATGTCCATGAAACTACTTTCGAGGATAAAGAAGGGGACACTATTTTGTTATTGTTGCAGCACAGGTAGATTTAATAACAATGTACAGTTTCAAGGTTTCAACTGTAATCATAAATTGCCAATGTCATTTCTACCCACTGCCAATCTAAGTCTCACAAGATTATGTAGCGAGGGTCGGTTGAAGGAAGCCTTACACATTCTCCTTACCACACAAAACCCAAATGTAGAATCGTCCACATATCTTAAACTATTGCAGGCCTGCATTTCCAAGAAAGCCCTTTCAGAGAGCAAACGAATCCATTCCCACATCACCCACATGGGATTTGAATTTGCTACAGGCACATTTTTTCAAAATAATCTTATCAACGTGTATGTCAAGTGCGGTGGTTTGGGTGATGCTCGTAAAGTGTTTGACGAATTGACAGAACGAGACGTGATCTCGTGGAATATCATAATTGCAGCTTATAGAAGAGATGGGTGTCCACACGAGGCATTATCACTGTTTCGTCAAATGCAACGAACATGTGTTCAACCCGATCAGTTCACCTTTGCCAGCGTCCTCCCTGGCTGTGCCAAAATAAGGGATTtgaaacagggtatggacatccatcaaagcataatggaaaggggatttttgtcagatgttgtCGTTGTAagtgccctgatagacatgtatgcaaaatgtggagacATACTCAAGGCGCGCgaactgtttgataaaatgcctGAAAGAGATGTAGGCTCGTGGAATGTAataattgcaggatatgcacaagatgggTTTGTTGAACAGGCCTTGGAGTTTGTTAAGCAAATGCAATTTGCAGGTGTAAAGCCaattccctcaacctttgcaagcatcctcccagcctgtgcgaaaatgggagctttagaataTGGTATGGATATCCATCGACGCGTAATTGAAAGCggatttttgtcagatgttgtggTTGTAAGTGCCCTGGTAGATATGTATGCGAAATGTGGGAGAATACACACTGCACGTGCACTATTTGATGGAATGCCTGATagaaatgtgatctcatggaatgggatgattgcaggatatgcacaaaatggtgcTCTCGATGAGGCTTTAAAGCTTTTCAAggagatgcctcaaagaaatgtcatCTCGTGGACatcaatgattgcaggatatgcacaaaatggcgTTCTCGACGAGGCTTTAAGACTCTTCAAtgaaatgcctcaaagagatgttatctcatggaatgctatgattgcaggatatgccaaAAACGGGTTTGTTGAGAAAGCCCTggaaacttttaagcaaatgcaattggcaggtgtagaGCCAGATTCCACAacatttgccagcatcctcccagcTTGtggcaaaatgggagctttggaaaagggtatggacatccatcaaagcataattgaaaatGGGTTTCCGTCCGATATTTCAGTTCcaaatgctctgatagacatgtatgcaaaatgtggacgATTAGAGAAGGCACGCGAATTGTTTGATAatatgcctcaaagagatgtggtctcatggaatgcgatgactgcaggatatgcacaaaatggatttgctgAAAAAGCCTTGGAAATTTTTAAGCTAATGCATTTGGAAGGTGTAAAGCCAGATTCCACAACTTTTGTTAGCatcctcccagcctgtgccaaaatgggggctttggaacagggtatggacatccatcaaagcgttATTGAAAGCGGATTTCTGTCggatgttgtagttgcaagtgctctggtagacatgtatgctaaGTGTGGAAACGTAAATACGGCTCGTGATCTGTTTGACAACATGCCTCAAAGAAATTTgatctcatggactgcaatgattgcaggatatgcacaaaacggCTTTTGTAAAGATGCTATCAAACTCTTTGAACTAATGAAACACTCTGGGACATTGCCTGACTATGTAAGCTTCGCTTGTGTTTTATTAGCATGCAGTCATGCAGGTTTAGTGAGTGAGGGATGTAAATACTTCAATGTCATGAATGACTCTTACTGCATTACACCTACAATCGATCATTACGTGTGTATGGTTGACCTTCTTGGCCGTGCTGGCTATCTTGAAGAAACTCTAAACTTTATCATCAAAATGCCATCTAAACCTGTGGTGGTTGTGTGGACATGTTTGCTTGGTGCCTGCAGAACACATAAGAATATAGAATTAGGAGTATTTACAGCAACTCATCTGTTTGAGTTGGATCCTAAAAACACTTCGACTTATGTTCTTCTGTCCAACATCTATGCAGAGGTGGGAAGGTGGGGTGAGGTTCACATGGTAAGAAGATTGATGGAAGATAAAGACATAAAAAAGATAcctggatgtagttggattgaaggTCATAAAATGGTAGAGGCTTTTAGTGTAGGAGATAGATCACACCCACAGACACAGGAGATCTATGCAAAGTTGGAGAAATTGTCTTGGGAGATGAAGATGACAGGTTATCTTCCAGACTCCAGATACGTACTGAATGATGTGGAGGAGGAGGAAAAAGAATTATTCCTCTGCCACCACAGTGAGAAGTTGGCAATTGCATTTGGATTGTTAAACACGCCTCCTGGATCAACTATCAGAGTTGTCAAAAACCTTCGAGTATGTGTTGACTGTCACACTGCAACCAAGTTTATCTCCAAGATTGTTGCAAGGCAAATTGTTGTAAGAGATGCAAACCGGtttcatcatttcaaagaaggacAATGTTCTTGCAAAGATTATTGGTGA